A genomic region of Paralichthys olivaceus isolate ysfri-2021 chromosome 18, ASM2471397v2, whole genome shotgun sequence contains the following coding sequences:
- the cdk5rap2 gene encoding CDK5 regulatory subunit-associated protein 2 isoform X25, giving the protein MKDRCRICCARLAGSQCRWIFSSSAQRKLQVILSHVLGWEVTRDGRGEFLCGKCVFQLEKVVQCDVNLTQLLEDHNSQIQKLQAAKEHMIQCIVHIYNKNNPSLDKRVGESTHCKSPPRSSGVGSPDEGQQLGEIGLGHLGNCMRRCVSLDRIASRGTVSGRSGLKSSRLGSGAGLDGSMKSFGLRGTRQRSKSMYFDLVQRKGILPRSGFKGLSTSLQSLNRDFSSDTYTEPPLKVKLAEAKAFVARHGGATVDPGGKVQARALLWSSSNQPSVISDLIQLLRCISKQHITAPAGSHIPVLKRLSTGQLKPGAMRRHREAALKSLHDLTEEFDDEYTSVRVESEVSRLESVNKHLTEELSQTRSTNENLTKTLEETQTQYKTLSGKLEQKENELSLEGKNALKRDKTIQGLTQVLREKEKEIAELCHEIEDRDDALAKAREAAHKAQLQKYQGAEEHQNLLMAKQTELSQLQGEHNVKVLEAQKLKRALDRKEQELADLQQAKDQLEVELEDLQQQKKKGDKALNDLNNQLKKLSGEIGERESALEQQYQELLDQTKRKVQAHEVTIQRLTSTLADKEQQLQEYINMFRDFEQSKSPGGNDNVLSKLRQRLKEKEKALEQALDEKFAAIEEKDNEIHQLQLSLREKERDLDRLNNLLSHNEETINSFDSLIKEKDVELQHLANTLKNLQRAKQDVEDNLNRSLREKDSIISQLQLSLEGKTKDMEEMAKSMLSQSQSHVHDLAEQMGQRLKVTEVMLAEAVKARERLVADNESAVEGLLATISSKDQLLKESAEHYNRMLSERTQDIQELKKQLSDRQQQLATAEKQSSVRAQEDCLETANLQALLAEKDSLINKLLLHGQERDQFQAEPDHVLELRQTIQIMQEKLDERDAELCRRNGGDNVENIPLSRKTVVILKTELAQKTEALNNALKRENELKISLAELQSLLSELEGRSEGQTANIESLTSTLKTKDEIINVLHQRLGQKGDSRGDHMQDQVIGSGLERSFPGLPQRERTMIGGDSQQEALPNLIALQQEHDALNKALRAEQQLYSSLVRTVKEQDSAQRLHALQLELTAVQLLRQQLEESIKSNEELKDDLEREIHRAKLGEGMDPTDPKELESMRHQLEDAQRWNASLQARLGAIQNRGGGVGGANDGGDTLSFIGDQTSYMSICVGEGQDDSLCQLSEQELKQKVLDLQDCVSRLQTVNNELQSRLSLLEKSEHEASNKEGKDMVSTWNQQLKRTQETQLLADSDRKHHPGRNKESQTDIKLGQMVSGKQLGNENMDSGLSQSREHPQSGNNTLDTGEREQKNGDVMALKSLLTDCGATSVSHLREKLHRLASENVEMRGLLKEQKSAECKEKESTDASGNSSDGQAELRQSMETLPIKVSNEKGAEVVVSTANGMETSKTKGPGHATRHGAGLKSRLPVPVRQREETGSSSMQSTRPEYLRTDALQHPHSDDVYQQLHAETDFSISLQQSTSTAQHSRGSAGLDKGSEAEQRLDNTQTDSALFTQLELLHQECQEKEALINKLSEQLADWEELHTQLQEKEQLNHQYVEALQAAESTIAYLTACSLDNQGGFGSHTSSGAGSGSVGSDAALHSRCMELQKALQDKEELNNQLIELVIMAEKAITCSNSQENNPEIRDLCSQIDSALQQVNASSKRDSPRGVSGSTNASMQELQRHTDSLQEALWEQNKLNAELREKLRDADAAAKQSYNSNSAGQDGKPSRQLAAENGSEEHHGAMGSSVDASLTQDLTKAVINCLSATESAIASLAEHCTYPGSSTSAKSSRISSDLQVNLNKLQRALQEREELGESTQIQTTKSSSKCSTAVTGTKGQLPRDLHQNLCLLCKVYNDLSHRISELQISLQEEKGHREESEAHRSVQDGKGLPPNVQAQLESLHKALREKKKAYKSLEEKLATALTETTPTQTARKALEQDDKGVQVDLQDLGYETSGKSENDREESSSTDLEVGVNPSRSASSLPSLLKHEQATFSSTENLDSTSSTPYPSSPALSSAKVSLKSLQVYDEYGVSENPLQLQGQVRELKAQLENQTKLILQMQNLLRRNSLSSDLIANASDPSVVIRDQEGTRKEDRCQDSSYRTVQQREKKEGENQAMKDKTSRLNLDQERERTLNKSTTEQLPQTHSRSTSPARLDSLVKSQARELSQLRQQIKESRGLGALQRRQLEELSNAFKELLQASKVDFYMGEVVKEQLDKSLNLLDRLEGRLDKGESHLDNEDAAALELSRRLAKELQEKNRLIQTLQSQFGSQSPSSHHSSHSDLYHSDRTSSSCHSPQGGSRSPSQRHSSDWMGAAVPPVGGAQADGVSSHRGASSRLQGLQRENGRLREQLRGNEELNATLRSELDLHRSIISQSSPYHQNWDQGQDKQGPGPQTEAHEVDRDIAPQSAPEQHSTMNSDLLAEHLQEIRALRQRLEESIRTNDRLREQLERRLAEVEKDPATNIFIQGNEEQGHLANEVRFLRGQNQTLKEQLNLASRDKQRENEKLRETLARRTAKLEQSRKESEAIRQENSRLQEGLEHISQENSELQDSLHHSKEELHRLQCEVKLQRQQLSDSQHLLQSLRVELQVYEKIKIDAHKHNESSETNQEPLPVPSSSSLDLSELLSEIRHLRLQLERSIQTNTALRQRLEEQLLRGPNRSETININYLLSSPDEGGRSPGREGCDLRHSFQYNEQTNVLDEKRRARSEVGGGSFSSSSGDSGAPSRLVPGHRMWANRNGRHVLGLIEDYNALRKQISEGRKLSHSMDTQLQECLHTVRQQSSDNKVMEQQHLKSLSSSMSTMQHVLEEAGRLLKLVWRVSLPAGNTAGDSGNNQQDELLKTEIARLKSRLSQQERMLSGAVKRLRSTNQLKEGMERVIIDQLALTHGVLKKARGNLEEVPVTGQ; this is encoded by the exons ATGAAGGACCGATGTCGTATATGTTGTGCTCGTCTGGCAGGCAGCCAGTGTCGCTGGATCTTCAGCTCATCAGCACAGAGGAAGCTACAAGTGATCTTGTCCCATGTCCTGGGTTGGGAGGTGACACGCGATGGTCGAGGCGAGTTCCTCTGtgggaaatgtgttttccaGTTGGAGAAGGTGGTACAGTGTGATGTTAACCTCACCCAGCTGCTGGAAGATCACAACAGTCAGATCCAGAAACTGCAGGCGGCGAAAGAACACATGATCCAGTGCATCGTCCACATctacaacaaaaacaacccaAGCTTGGACAAGAGAGTTGGGGAGAGCACTCACTGCAAGTCTCCACCCAGATCCTCTGGGGTTGGCAGTCCTGATGAAGGACAGCAGTTAGGTGAGATTGGACTTGGTCACTTGGGGAATTGCATGAGAAGGTGTGTGAGTCTGGACAGAATTGCTAGTAGAGGGACAGTCTCTGGGCGCTCAGGCCTCAAGAGCAGCAGGCTTGGGTCAGGGGCAGGGCTTGATGGCTCTATGAAGAGTTTTGGTCTCAGAGGAACACGCCAACGTTCAAAGAGCATGTATTTTGACCTGGTCCAACGTAAAGGCATACTACCCAGATCTGGATTCAAAGGACTCTCCACATCCCTGCAGTCCTTGAATCGAGACTTTTCGTCAGACACGTATACAGAGCCTCCACTCAAAGTGAAACTCGCAGAGGCCAAGGCATTTGTAGCCAGGCATGGTGGTGCCACTGTTGACCCAGGAGGAAAAGTCCAGGCCAGAGCACTGCTCTGGAGCTCCTCAAATCAACCATCTGTGATCTCTGACTTGATCCAGCTTTTACGCTGCATTTCCAAGCAACACATCACTGCCCCTGCAGGAAGCCACATCCCTGTCCTGAAGAGGCTAAGTACTGGCCAACTTAAACCTGGAGCAATGCGCAGACACAGAGAAGCAGCATTGAAGTCTCTTCATGATCTTACAGAGGAATTTGATGATGAATATACCTCTGTCAGAGTGGAG AGTGAGGTTAGCCGATTGGAGTCCGTCAATAAGCACCTGACTGAAGAGCTCTCACAGACAAGAAGCACCAACGAGAACCTGACAAAAACACTAGAGGAAACCCAAACTCAGTACAAG ACCCTGTCAGGGAAGTTGGAGCAGAAGGAGAATGAACTCAGCTTGGAGGGTAAAAATGCCCTGAAGCGAGACAAAACAATCCAGGGGTTGACTCAGGTCCTccgagaaaaggaaaaagag ATTGCAGAGCTGTGTCATGAGATTGAGGACAGGGATGATGCTCTAGCCAAGGCTAGAGAGGCAGCACATAAGGCTCAACTGCAGAAATACCAG GGAGCAGAGGAACACCAAAACCTATTAAtggcaaaacaaacagagctgtCCCAACTCCAGGGGGAACACAATGTCAAAGTGCTTGAAGCACAAAAGCTAAAGCGTGCCCTGGACAGAAAGGAGCAAGAGCTGGCTGACTTGCAACAAGCAAAGGACCAACTGGAGGTTGAACTGGAAGACCTgcaacagcagaagaagaaaggagaCAAAGCCCTGAAT GATCTTAATAATCAGCTGAAGAAGCTAAGCGGTGAGAttggggagagggagagtgcTCTGGAGCAGCAGTACCAGGAGCTGCTAGATCAAACCAAAAGAAAAGTGCAAGCCCATGAGGTCACCATCCAGCGGCTTACATCCACCCTTGCTGATAAAGAGCAGCAGCTACAG GAATACATAAATATGTTCAGAGACTTTGAGCAAAGCAAAAGCCCAGGAGGAAACGACAATGTGCTTTCCAAGCTGCGGCAAAGactgaaagaaaaggagaaggcTCTGGAG CAAGCACTGGATGAGAAGTTTGCTGCCATTGAggagaaagacaatgagattcacCAGCTGCAGCTGTCTCTaagggagaaggaaagagacCTGGACAGGCTAAATAACTTGCTATCTCACAACGAGGAAACCATAAAT AGTTTTGATAGTCTGATCAAGGAGAAggatgtggagctgcagcatctTGCAAACACACTCAAAAACCTTCAGAGAGCAAAGCAAGATGTAGAAGATAACCTGAACAGATCACTGAGGGAGAAGGACTCCATCATCAGCCAACTGCAGCTCTCCCTGGAGGGCAAGACAAAGGACATGGAG GAAATGGCCAAATCCATGCTAAGCCAGTCACAAAGTCATGTACATGACCTTGCTGAACAGATGGGCCAGAGGTTAAAAGTGACAGAGGTTATGTTGGCTGAGGCTGTGAAAGCCAGGGAAAGGCTGGTTGCAGACAATGAAAGCGCAGTGGAAGGACTGTTGGCTACAATCAGCAGCAAGGACCAACTTCTCAAG gAGTCTGCTGAGCACTACAACCGCATGTTGTCTGAGCGTACACAAGACATTCAGGAACTAAAGAAGCAGCTGTCTGACAGGCAACAGCAGCTTGCCACTGCTGAGAAGCAAAGCTCTGTAAGAGCCCAGGAGGATTGTTTAGAGACTGCAAACCTCCAAGCACTGCTTGCTGAAAAAGACAGCCTCATCAAT AAACTTCTGCTGCATGGTCAGGAGAGGGACCAGTTTCAGGCGGAGCCAGATCATGTGTTGGAGCTCAGACAAACTATCCAAATCATGCAGGAGAAGTTGGACGAGAGGGATG CTGAGCTGTGTAGAAGGAATGGCGGCGATAATGTGGAGAACATCCCACTCTCCAGGAAGACAGTTGTCATCCTGAAGACTGAGCTGGCACAGAAAACTGAGGCACTGAACAATGCCCTGAAGAGGGAGAATGAACTGAAG ATCTCATTGGCGGAGCTACAGTCATTACTGTCTGAGCTGGAGGGTCGCAGTGAAGGTCAGACTGCTAATATTGAGTCACTGACTTCCACTCTGAAGACCAAGGATGAGATAATCAAT GTTCTTCACCAGCGCCTTGGGCAGAAGGGTGACAGTCGGGGTGATCACATGCAGGATCAGGTTATTGGCTCTGGCCTGGAAAGATCATTCCCTGGACTCCCACAAAGAGAGAGAACCATGATTGGTGGAGACAGCCAGCAAGAG GCTTTACCCAACCTTATAGCCCTGCAACAGGAACATGATGCTCTTAACAAAGCCCTGAGAGCGGAACAACAGCTCTACTCTAGCCTGGTCAGGACTGTTAAAGAGCAGGACAG TGCCCAGCGTCTCCATGCTCTGCAGCTGGAACTGACTGCGGTGCAGCTCCTCAGGCAGCAGCTAGAGGAGAGCATCAAATCTAATGAGGAGCTCAAGGATGACTTGGAGAGAGAGATACACAGAGCCAAACTCGGAGAAG GCATGGACCCCACTGATCCTAAAGAACTCGAGAGCATGAGACATCAGCTCGAAGATGCACAGCGCTGGAATGCATCTCTGCAGGCTCGCTTAGGAGCAATCCAGAACCGTGGAGGAGGGGTCGGTGGGGCCAATGATGGTG GCGACACTTTGAGTTTCATTGGCGATCAGACTTCCTACATGAGTATATGTGTGGGGGAGGGGCAGGATGACAGCTTGTGTCAACTCTCTGAACAAGAGCTAAAGCAGAAG GTGCTGGACCTGCAGGATTGTGTAAGCAGACTGCAGACTGTAAACAACGAGTTGCAGAGCCGACTGTCGCTATTGGAGAAGTCAGAGCATGAGGCTTCCAACAAGGAGGGAAAAGACATGGTCAGCACCTGGAATCAG CAGCTAAAGAGGACGCAGGAGACACAGCTTTTGGCTGACAGTGACAGGAAGCATCACCCTGGTAGGAACAAAGAGAGCCAGACAGACATCAAACTAGGACAG ATGGTGTCTGGAAAACAATTGGGTAATGAGAATATGGACAGTGGTCTTAGCCAGAGTAGAGAACATCCTCAGTCTGGCAACAACACTTTggacactggagagagagaacagaagaaTGGAGATGTAATGGCACTTAAATCCCTGCTGACTGATTGTGGGGCTACATCAGTCTCACACCTCAG AGAGAAGTTGCACAGACTGGCAtctgaaaatgtggaaatgcGGGGTCTATTGAAGGAACAAAAATCTGCAGAgtgtaaagaaaaagagagcaCGGATGCCTCAGGGAACAGCAGTGATGGACAGGCCGAATTGAGGCAGAGTATGGAAACACTGCCGATCAAGGTGTCAAATGAAAAGGGAGCGGAGGTAGTTGTCAGCACTGCCAATGGGATGGAGACGTCAAAAACTAAAGGACCAGGCCATGCCACAAGGCATGGG GCTGGTCTCAAATCTCGCCTTCCTGTtcctgtgagacagagagaggagactggcagcagcagcatgcagtCAACTAGACCTGAATACCTGAGGACTGATGCACTTCAACACCCTCATTCGGATGATGTGTATCAGCAATTACACGCAGAAACTGACTTCTCAATATCTCTCCAGCAAAGCACTTCCACTGCACAGCATAGCAGAGGTTCAGCAGGGTTGGACAAGGGCTCTGAAGCTGAACAGAGACTGGATAACACCCAGACTGACTCTGCTCTATTCACTCAGCTGGAGCTCCTCCACCAGGAGTGTCAGGAGAAAGAAGCCCTAATCAACAAGCTCAGTGAGCAGCTTGCTGACTGGGAAGAGCTCCACACTCAGCTTCAGGAAAAGGAACAGCTTAATCACCAGTATGTTGAAGCCCTACAGGCTGCAGAATCAACTATTGCTTACCTGACTGCCTGCAGTCTGGACAACCAGGGAGGATTTGGATCACACACCAGTTCAGGAGCAGGTTCTGGTTCTGTGGGTTCAGATGCTGCCCTCCACAGTCGATGCATGGAGCTGCAGAAAGCCCTACAGGACAAGGAGGAGCTTAACAACCAGCTTATTGAGCTTGTGATTATGGCAGAGAAAGCCATCACCTGCTCCAACAGCCAGGAAAATAATCCAGAAATCAGGGATCTTTGCTCACAGATAGACAGCGCCCTGCAGCAGGTTAATGCATCCTCAAAGAGAGACAGCCCAAGAGGTGTTTCTGGAAGCACTAACGCCTCAATGCAGGAGTTGCAGCGACACACAGACTCTTTGCAGGAGGCACTTTGGGAGCAGAACAAGCTCAATGCAGAGCTGAGGGAAAAACTGAGAGATGCAGATGCTGCTGCTAAACAGAGCTACAACAGTAACAGTGCTGGCCAGGATGGTAAACCTTCAAGGCAGTTAGCAGCAGAGAATGGCTCAGAGGAACACCACGGGGCAATGGGAAGTTCTGTTGACGCTAGTTTAACTCAGGATTTGACAAAAGCTGTAATTAACTGCCTAAGTGCAACTGAGTCTGCCATTGCCTCTCTAGCAGAACACTGTACATATCCTGGCTCCTCGACTTCTGCTAAATCCTCACGGATCAGCTCTGACCTGCAGGTGAATTTAAACAAACTTCAGAGAGCCCTGCAAGAGAGGGAAGAACTGGGAGAATCCACCCAGATACAAACAACCAAATCCAGCAGCAAGTGTAGCACCGCTGTCACTGGAACAAAGGGTCAACTTCCCAGAGACCTCCATCAaaatctctgtctcctctgcaaGGTCTACAATGATCTCTCTCACAGGATTTCTGAATTGCAGATTTCCTTACAAGAAGAGAAAGGCCATAGAGAAGAGAGCGAGGCCCACAGGTCAGTGCAGGATGGAAAGGGATTACCACCAAATGTTCAGGCCCAGCTAGAGTCTCTCCACAAGGcactgagagagaagaagaaagcatATAAAAGCCTGGAAGAGAAACTAGCCACCGCTCTTACTGAGACAACCCCCACCCAAACTGCACGGAAAG CTCTGGAGCAGGATGACAAAGGCGTGCAGGTGGATTTGCAAGACCTGGGTTACGAAACCAGTGGCAAGAGTGAAAACGATAGGGAAGAGAGCAGTAGCACAG ATCTAGAGGTTGGTGTGAACCCAAGTCGTAGTGCTTCTAGCCTGCCTTCCCTACTGAAACACGAACAggccaccttctcctccactgAAAACCTGGACTCAACCTCCAGCACACCGTATCCAAGTTCTCCAGCTCTCAGCTCAGCCAAG GTCAGTCTGAAAAGCCTTCAGGTCTATGACGAGTACGGTGTTTCTGAAAATCCTCTCCAGCTTCAGGGACAAGTGAGAGAGCTGAAGGCCCAGCTGGAAAACCAGACCAAACTCATCCTCCAAATGCAAAACCTTCTGCGTAGGAACTCCCTCTCCAGTGACCTTATTGCCAACGCCTCTGACCCCTCCGTTGTCATCAGGGATCAAGAAGGGACACGGAAGGAGGACCGTTGCCAGGATAGTAGCTACAGAACTGTGCAGcaaagggagaaaaaggagggagagaaccAGGCGATGAAGGATAAAACCAGCCGTCTGAATTTggaccaggagagagagaggacactgAACAAAAGCACAACTGAACAGCTGCCACAGACCCACAGCCGCTCTACATCACCTGCCCG ACTGGACTCCCTGGTGAAGTCACAAGCCAGGGAGCTGTCACAACTGAGGCAGCAGATCAAGGAGAGCCGGGGACTGGGAGCCCTGCAGCGCCgacagctggaggagctgagcaACGCCTTTaaggagctgctgcaggccaGCAAAGTCGACTTCTACATGGGGGAGGTAGTCAAAGAGCAGCTGGACAAGAGCCTGAATCTTCTGGACAGACTGGAGGGACGGCTGGACAAAG GAGAGTCTCATCTGGATAATGAGGATGCGGCAGCTCTGGAACTGTCTCGCAG gTTGGCtaaagagctgcaggagaagaaccGTCTCATCCAGACCCTGCAGAGCCAGTTCGGAAGCCAAAGTCCCAGCAGCCACCACAGCTCTCACTCTGACCTGTACCACTCTGACAGGACCTCTTCCTCCTGCCATAGCCCACAAGGTGGCAGTCGATCTCCAA GCCAGCGACACTCCTCTGATTGGATGGGAGCAGCTGTTCCACCTGTAGGTGGAGCTCAGGCGGACGGTGTGTCCAGTCACAGGGGTGCTTCCAGCAGACTGCAGGGCCTGCAGAGGGAGAACGGGCGACTGCGGGAGCAGCTGAGAGGCAACGAGGAGCTCAACGCCACCCTGCGCAGTGAACTGGACCTACATCGATCAATTATTTCCCAGAGCAGCCCGTACCATCAGAATTGGGATCAAGGCCAGGACAAGCAGGGGCCAGGGCCTCAGACAGAAGCTCATGAAGTAGACAGAGACATTGCCCCACAGAGTGCTCCTGAGCAGCATAGCACTATGAATTCAG ACCTGCTGGCAGAACACCTGCAGGAGATTCGAGCTCTGCGACAACGTCTGGAGGAGAGCATCCGCACAAACGACCGTCTCAGGGAACAGCTGGAGAGGAGACTAGCCGAGGTGGAGAAAGACCCAG CTACCAACATCTTCATCCAGGGTAATGAGGAGCAGGGGCATCTGGCTAATGAGGTGCGATTTCTCAGGGGACAAAATCAAACCCTAAAGGAACAGCTCAACCTGGCATCTCGAG ACAAGCAGAGGGAGAACGAGAAGCTACGCGAGACTCTGGCCAGACGGACTGCCAAACTAGAGCAGAGCAGGAAGGAGTCTGAAGCAATCAGGCAGGAAAATAGCCGACTTCAGGAGGGGCTGGAGCACATTAGCCAAGAAaactcagagctgcaggattcactgcaccacagcaaagaggagctgcatag gttGCAGTGTGAGGTGAAGCTCCAGCGGCAGCAGCTGTCTGACTCCCAGCATCTTCTCCAGTCACTGCGAGTGGAGCTGCAAGTTTATGAAAAGATCAAGATTGATGCTCACAAACACAACG AATCCAGTGAGACAAACCAGGAGCCACTTCCTGTTCCATCCTCCAGCTCTTTGGACCTGAGCGAGCTTCTGTCAGAGATCCGTCACCTGAGGCTGCAGCTGGAGAGGAGCATCCAGACCAACACGGCTCTGCGGCAGagactggaggagcagctgctccGAGGACCCAACCGCTCTGAAACCATCAACATCAACTACCTGCTGTCATCTCCAG ATGAAGGGGGCAGGTCACCAGGTCGTGAAGGCTGCGATCTTCGCCACTCATTTCAGTACAACGAACAAACCAATGTCCTGG atgagAAACGCCGCGCTCGTTCAGAGGTGGGCGGTGGgtccttcagcagcagctctggtgaCTCTGGCGCTCCGTCTCGTCTGGTGCCGGGCCACAGGATGTGGGCCAATCGCAACGGCCGCCACGTTTTAGGCCTGATCGAGGACTACAACGCCCTGCGGAAGCAGATCTCAGAGGGTCGTAAGCTGTCGCACAGCATGGACACACAACTGCAGGAGTGTCTGCACACAGTCAGGCAGCAGAGCTCTGACAACAAG GTGATGGAACAGCAGCATCTGAAGAGTTTGTCCAGCAGCATGAGTACCATGCAGCATGTGTTAGAGGAGGCCGGTCGACTGCTCAAACTGGTGTGGAGAGTCTCTCTGCCAGCTGGAAACACAGCAGGGGACAGTGGCAACAACCAGCAG GACGAGCTGCTGAAAACTGAGATAGCCAGACTGAAAAGCCGGCTGTCGCAGCAGGAGAGGATGCTGAGTGGAGCCGTGAAACGCCTCCGCAGCACCAACCAGCTCAAAGAGGGAATGGAGAGGGTCATCATCGATCAGT TGGCTCTAACTCATGGAGTGTTGAAGAAAGCCAGGGGAAACTTAGAG gAGGTCCCAGTCACTGGCCAGTAG